The genomic interval AGAATGACTGCCACCGTGGCACCATAAAAGAAGGTCCATATTAATGCAGACCACGGCTCCCTTCGACAAGTTTCGGTGTTGCGGACAACAATCATATAGATAATGGGCGGGAGGAAAGCGGCGGCAAGTAATGAGATTATTAGAATTGGAACATTCGGCATTAGGGATTGCTACGCCATTGCCAATGATATCAAACTTTCTGCCATCACAATATTCTACGTATGGTTAATTTGCAGCAATCATCTTTATTAGCTAGACTTTGTGTGAGTTGTACTCTGGCCGCACCCCAAGACCTATTCGCGAAACGAAGGGCTATAGCTTTGGTTAAGGAACAGGCGATGGGATTGCGCTTGAATTGATTATTCCAAGGGCATTTTCTACCCTGGATGATAACTTCGTCCCCTTCCAATTGATACGAAAAATCTCCTCCCAGATCATTTAGAACTCTGGCAACACCTTCTCCCATTATTTGGAGGTCCACACTCTCCTTACCTGCGAAATATTCATCATAAAGACTCTCCTCTAAGCGCTGCGAAATTTTGCTGACTATGTATTTCCGTTCTTCTTCAGGAAAAGGCAGCTTCATCAAGAGCGGCACCATATCGATTAAAACTTCTCTAACTTTTACCTTTGCTCCAGAAATCTGACCTCTGACCTGCTCCTCTTCTATTCGGCGCAGAAGCGACATGTCTCGAGAAATCGAGGATATCCCTATGACCTTTCCTGTAGAATCTCGTACAGGAGAATAGGTGGCGAGAACAGGAATCAGAGTACCGTCTTTCCTGCGCCTAATGGTTTCGTGATAATCAACGACCTCTCCATTGCCTACCTTGGTCATAATTTCCCGCATTTCCTCCAATCGGTTTTCTGGTACTATGATAAGGTATCGTCCGATGGCTTCGGACTCGCTATAACCATAGGTGCGCCTGGCAGCATCGTTCCAGGTGCGGATTTTACCATCCAGGGAATATGTAATTATGGCTTCGGCCGAATTGCGCACAAATCCTTCTAGATAAGAACGAGTCTCTTCTGCTTGCGAGAAAAGTAAGGAATTGTATATGTAAGAACCTGTCTGGATACCTAAAATGGATAGAAGGCGTCTGTCCTCCTCATCAAATCGCTTCCCTGTTTTCGCAGTCAATATCATTACTCCCAACGGCTGCTCTAGGTAAAGTAGAGGAATGGAGGCCCAAGAGCTCCCTGCATAACCATTGTTTCCCTGAGTAACACTCACCTTCCCACTCATAGCGTCTCTGATGATAGGATGCTCGGGGGAAAGAGAACCGAATTCATTGACGAATCGCTTAGTGACACCAGAATATTGTCTCAACTTCCATTCTGTTCCATTTCGCAGATAGATAGCGCCAGAATCTGCTCGGAAAAAATTCATACTCAAATAAAGAATGTGCTTCAGAATTGAATCAAGCTCTAACGTTTTCATGATTTGCGAATTGATATTATTTAAGAATTTGAGCTGTTCAAGCATTTTGCGATTCTCAAGGGTGAGGCGTTGATGCTCCAGAGCTCCTTCAATAGTTTCTAGTAATTGTCCTAGTTTGAAAGGTTTCTGAATATAATCAAAAGACCTTTTCCTTAAGGCTTGGATCGCGGTATCTAATGAGGCATGACCAGTTATGAGAATCACCTCAGAATCGGGTGATGAACGCTCTATTTTTTCCAATAATTGGGTTCCAGTCATATCTGGAAGGATTATGTCGAGGATGACGACATTGAAGAATTCATTGCTTAGGAGCCTTAGCGCCTCTGCCCCCGTACCTGCAGTAGAAATTTGATAGCCCTTCTCTTTTAGTAGCGAGGTGATTACATTACGTATCCCAAGCTCATCATCCACCACTAATATTTTCGCCGTCATTTGCCTCCTTTTTTCGTTGCTTTATCAATTACTTTGTTAGGTTGGTTCGTTAATTAAATAATTTGACTTAACATTCTCATAATATTCAAGTTAAATTAAGAATACGACTTACCATTCTCATTTTAATAATTTTAATCGATTGCAGTGTATTTATTTATATTCCTTATGGTGGTAAAATCACCAGTGGGGGCCTCTGATATGGTCTCAGGATCATCCCTAACGATTAAATCTTTTATTATAGGCGTGAAAGGCTCCAAAAATGCTCCAGCAAGCTCATGGCGCTTCAAGCATTCGAGATCACTCTCTAGAACCCCGCCCCCATAGTAGATCTGAGGCACGAATCCCTTCGCTCTTTCTATCAATTCTTCGGAAATACCTTTATTAGTTCCCAAAGCAGACAAGTCCATAAGCGCCACCTCTTCGAATCCTAACCTTTTTAATTCGTCAAGCGCATCCTCTAACCTCTTTGGGCCAGCTCCATTTTTGCCCCAAATCACATCATTATTTATTTGCACCAGAGGAACGCATCGATCAGAAATCGAATAAACCTCTTCAAAAAGGTGGATGGATGAGGCAACAGAGGTCGCTACTAATGCTTTATACGCCTCTAAGGAAAAGGCATCGAAGACATCGTGGATGTCTCTAATGCCTAAGTCCAGCCATATTTCGTATTTGCTTTTGACTAAATCGCGTAATACTTTGAAATTCGGTCTTCCTTGTGATATGCCCGCGAGATCCATCAGCATTATTTGCTGGCTTTGGTAGCGGCTTCCTGAGACAACGCGCCAATATCGCTCGAAGCTCTCTGCGTAATTTGTTCGCTCATAACCGTTTTTTCCCCAGCGCACAGATACCACTTCAACAACCTTTATCAAGGGAATGTCGAAGCCTGTTTGACCAAGTAACTGCCTAGTATCAACTGGGACGATAGGAATATGCAAAAACCTTCGCTCCTCCTCAAAGCTCGCCCTTCTGCTTCGTTCCTGCCTGAATAGCACCCATTCCTCCGCGCTTCGAAAATATAGGGGAACGGCTACTTTTCGGCACTCCAAACATCTGTAACTTCCATCCCAATTGTCAACAGTCACCAAAGGCCCAGAAATGAGCTGAGTGGGTTCTAATGTTCGCCCTCCGCAATATGGACAGGCGTAGAGTCCTTGTCGTGGCATGTCATCTTCTCTCATTTATTGGTTACAAACCTTCGACATTCAGGTAAAACTGCCATGGCTTGCGGCGTTAACGCAAGCTCTTGAGCGGGATTGGCTCCTCCAATGATATAAGTTCGAATATCCTCAAATCCAAGCATGTTGATAAACAGGTTAAAATATCGCACTGAGATATAATTATAGAGGGTGGCTCCATTGGGCATTTGACAAGTGAAGATTACTAAAGCTCTTTTGCCAGCGCGTAAAGTGGACATTAGCCCATTCTTTTTTTCATTAGGTACTAAAAAACAGTAAAGTCTGTCTATAAAGCATTTCATTAGGCCGGTCTCATCACCCATGTAAATAGGAGAGCCTAGGACAAGAACGTCAGCATCTTCAATTAGAGGGTATATTCTTGTCATATCATCTTGCTGAGAGCATCCCCTGTCTTTCTTGCATTTCATACATGCCTTGCAATCGTTTATTGCCATATTCGCGAGATCGAAATAATAGACATCGTTCCCCAGTGCTTCAGCATCCTTCAAGCTCTCGCGTATCATATTTGATGTATTACCTTTGATGCGAGGGCTTCCATTAATGGCCACTATCTTCAAACTGTGCACCTTCTCGCGGGTATTGTTATTCCACCTGAATAATATGTCGAGTATAGTTTGATTTTTATCCATGTAGAATATGCTTCCTTCACCATCGTCGAAGCATCGGCAGTTCATAATAAATACCCGATCGATGGAATGGCCTAACGCCATGGCTTATAAAGTAGCCTATAGAAAATGACACAGGATTGGGGAGGGACTGAACTGATTAATAATGCTATTAACAACAGGATAGGAGTATTCATTTGTTCGTGCAATGGGGCGATAGAAACAACCTTGGACCTAAAAAGTTTGGAGGAAGAAACCCGCGCTATGACAGGTGTTGCCATAGTTGTCAGAAGAAATTTCTTATGCCACGTGGAAGCCCTTCAAGATATCCAACAGACCATCGAGAAAGAAAGATTGGATCGTATAGTGATAGCAGCCTGCTCTCCTCTCCTATATTTGAAAGATTTCGAGAATGCGGCGGCAAAAGCAGGTCTATCGCCTTACATGGTCGAGATGTCCAATATTCGAGAGCAATGTGCTTGGATGCACTCATCTTCGATTAAAGACGTCACTAGGAAAGCCAGAGATCAAATATTAATGGCTATATCTAAGCTTGGCGCTGCAAAGAATATCAGCGAAGGGACCAAGGTCAAGGTCCTTGAAGATAGATGCTCAGGTTGTGGCGTATGTCAGGCGACATGTCGCGTAAGTGCGATAAAGATGCTGGAAGCCTCTAATAGGCCTGGTCATCGAATCGCCTCTGTAAACACATCAATATGTGAAGGTTGCGGAGCATGCGTTGCTGCCTGCCCTAGTGCGGCAATGGATCAAAATAGGTTCTCTAATGCAGAAATGACTGCGATGATTGATGTTATAACACCTCCTGTTAGTGAGGAAGTAGAGAATTTTCCTAACATTTTGGTTTTTGCGTGTCATTGGTGCTCTTATAAAGCGGCAGATCTAGCTGGGATTAAGAGACTTCAATTAAAACCTTATTTTAAAGTCATACGTACCATGTGTTCGGCAAGAGTGGATCCTGAATGGGTTATGAGGGCTTTGTCCAGGGGGGCTGATGGCGTGCTTATTTTAGCTGGAAAGCCTGGGCGATGCCATTATGAAGTTGGGAGCGTTAGGACTAACAGGCGCATGGCTTTGCTGACCAGCGTGATTAAGCAGCTTGGGTTTGACGAAGGGAGATTCCAGACTCTTTATGTGGATTCTGATGAGCCAGAGCTCTTCCAAAAAAATGTGGAAGAATTCATATCAAAGATAATGGAGATAGGACCGAATCCAATGAGAAACCCTGAGCCAAAAGCGCCAGTCACGGTGCCATTACAGTTCGGAACGATCTCAGAGGATCAGATGAGAGCTAGAGGCCTTCTCTGAAGTCTTAAGAAATTTAACAGACTTAACTCTTCCTCTAGTCAGCGAAGCTTCTGCTCGAGGCATATGAATTTCATCGAAAATGAAGTATCTTTCTAAAATGTTTTAATAGTGATAGAGGCCAAAAAATATATAAAAAAAGAGGAGGCGTTAGGCTTGCCCCATCAAAGATTCTACCTTCGGCGCAATAGGGTAGTAATTAAGCCTTCATTAATTAAGGGGCTAGATAGGTTTGAAGCTAGGCTTTTTCCTATGATTTTAGTAATTGATTTTAATAAAACAAAAGGAGGTGAAAATAGATGTACTTCATGAGACTGTTCGAATGCGCGGATTGCGGCCATTATTGGGAAATCCCCTTCGGAAAGCCTCAGCCGCGAAATTGCCCTAAATGCGGCAGTAAGGACGTATTGCAGGGATTATTTGACGGTCACATGGACAGCGAAATGCTGGATCCTCATCTATTCTCATGAGAATCAAGGCATAATAATGATGTTCATTAAATGTAGCTGTAGCTATAAAATTTAAAAAATATGAATAAAGATAAGAGGTTTTCACTCAACCCTTTACATTTGATTCCTTCTCATCACGTGAATTGCTCTTGCTTGTCAAAAGTGACACTCCTATCGTGACGGCAAAGCCCACTGGAATCGATATTATACCGGGGTTGTAAAGGCTGAAGAGGGCTTCCTCTGTGCCCATAAATGTTGGACTTACAAATATGAGCCCTATGGACAGAACAAGACCTACCAAAATGCCAGCTATCACGCCTTGGGAAGTAGTTCTCTTCCAGAACAGCATGCAGATAAGCGCGGGTATGTTGGCTGAGGCAGCTATGGCGAACGCAAGACCAACAAGGAAGGCCACATTTTGCCCTTTCATTACTATGCCTAGAATTATGGCCAGGAATCCTACGGCTATAGCTGTGATCTTTGAGACTCTAAGTGTCTTCCTGTCATCTCCCCTTTTGCCCATGAATTCAGTGTATATATCGTGGGCAATAGCCCCCGAAGCTGCCATTATAAGACCTGATACTGTCCCGAGAATGGTAGCGAAAGCGATGGATGAGATTACGGCAAAGAAAACCTCTCCACCTATGTGTTCGGCAAGAAGCGGCGCTGAGAGGTTCTGATTGGTAGGATCTAATGTCTGGAAGTAGTTAGCACCCAGCCCAAGGAATAATACCAGGGCATAAAAAGTCCCTATGGCAATGATGGCCACCACAGTGGACTTCCTAGCGTCTGAAGGTTTTGGCACAGTGTAATACCTTATTAAAATGTGAGGCAGAGCAGCCGTTCCAAGGATTAGACCCAAAGCAAGAGAGGCGAAGTCCCACGGGTCTTTATATTTTATACCTGGTGACATGAAAGCTTCTCCTGCGTATATTTTCTGACCTCCGTCTGCGGTCGGGACAGTGATCGAGGGATTATTGACGAAATGGCCAATGAATTCTATCGGTCCCATTCCTGCCACATAGAGCACTCCTATGGTGAGGCCAAGAGCCGCGAACAGCAGTAGGAAGCCTTTTATAAACTGCACCCAGGTAGTTGAAACCATTCCTGCTGCCGCCACGATCAGGACCACTACAAGCCCCACGATCAAGACTCCTAATTCATATTCAAGTCCTAGAAGTGGTTGTATTATGCTACCGGCACCCACCATTTGTGGTATCAGATAGAAAACGCTAACTACTATGGCAGAAATGGATGCCATAAGGCGAACTCTTCTGTCTTTGAATTTTGCTGCGAGAGCATCTCCGAAGGTGTACTTGCCAATCTTGCGTAAAGGCTCAGCAATGAGGAATAACGCAATGATCCATCCAGCAAGGAAACCGATAGCATACATGAAACCATCGTATCCTGAGAAGGCTATCAGACCTGCTATGCCAAGGAAGGAGGCCGCACTTAGATAATCTCCAGCGAAAGCTATGCCATTAACGAACCATTTAACTCCGCCTCCAGCGACATAGTAATGCCCTGCTGTCCTCACTCTCCTAGCGGCATATATCGATATGACCAAAGTAATCGCAGTAATAAGCACAAAGAGGCCAAATGCTACGGGCTTAAATTCGTAGGCCAATCACTCACCCCCCTCTCCGTTTTCTGACCGGCCAGCATACCAATTGAAAGCCACTGCCATTATTATGGCCATGAATATCACGACCATTCCGAAGATTACCCCAAGGTTCATACCAAACATCTGCAGGCTGAAAAACGACAAACCTTGTGGGCTATCAGGGTTCTTCACGAATGTTCCCAATACTGTGAATATGATGTAGGTAATGGAATAGACTACAAGCAGACCTATCCCTACCTTGAATTTCTTCAGGGAAGTGATATCGCTTATATCGAATTTCACAGCAGGACGCTTCATAGCGGCAGCAATTTCCTGAGCTAATTGAACCGCTTTCTTCATCTCATCCTCTGTGAGCTTAACCACCACAACATCGCACGGCGCCTCCTTGATAACACCGCGTGATACGCTTCCTAGATATAGCCCAGGTAATCCTTTGATGGTAGACGAACCCATCACGATTATATCGACCTGCTTTTCTGTGGCAGTTCGAATAATCTCACCTACAACGGCCCCTTCGCGAATTATGACCTCAGTCGGAATTCCAGCCTTAGCGGCCACATCCTTGGCATATGCTACACCATCGATGCCGGCGGTTCTCATCAAGACCGATTCTTCAGCAATTCGTTCCATTCCGGCTGGAGTAATAGGTTCATTTACATGCAAAATGATGAGTTTGGCCTTTCGGTCCTTTGCCATTTCTATAGCTCTTACAGTAGCCGCGATGGCTGGATATGAGCCATCCGTTGGCAATAGAATCTTGTATCCATTTGTTGCCAAACCTTTCACCTCACAGGTAGATCATTCTTGCCCTGCAAATCGCACTCAATTGTTTCAAGGCATACACTGGGAATGTATATACCCGGTTCAGCCTTCGTTCTTCTCAACCCGCACTTTTTTATCGAGGGAAAAAAGCGGGTCTTCTTAGCCCACAACGATCGCCCCTTTTTTAAGGGCGTTATGGCGTTATCCCTCCGCATGGGCCAACCATACAATCCATTCTCTTTATAATGTTTTGTTAAACAATATACGATATTTGTCGAATAATAGTTAATCATTTTCGAATTTCGAAAGATGACTGAATTTTTAATAATGATATACTATTCGGTAATAACTTTTAGTTAATAATTAACAATAAATTCTTACAAATATACAAATAAATTTTAATTACATTTTAATTCGACCTTAGATCTTGATTTCATTTAAATATTATTCCAATTTTCTTAAAAATTTTCTTTTATATCGCTCCACGGCCTCTCTGACCGTCCCCTCCTCATCCATGATTATTCGGATATTGTGCTTCGCTAAAACCTCTTGACCATGGGGTCCAACCCATCCGGTCAGGACGGCCGAAACACCTAATTTGGCTGCTTGTTCGGCGGCGTAGATGCCTGCCCCTATCTCAGCATCATGACCTACATTCTTCACCGCTTCGAACTCCATAGTTTCTGGGTCTATTACAATAAAATATTCTGCATGACCAAACTCTTCATCGATTAGAAAATCCAGCCCAGGACCTGTAGAACTAATCAAGATTTTCATTAATTATCCTTTCTCCTTTGTTGTC from Methanomassiliicoccales archaeon carries:
- a CDS encoding response regulator, which gives rise to MTAKILVVDDELGIRNVITSLLKEKGYQISTAGTGAEALRLLSNEFFNVVILDIILPDMTGTQLLEKIERSSPDSEVILITGHASLDTAIQALRKRSFDYIQKPFKLGQLLETIEGALEHQRLTLENRKMLEQLKFLNNINSQIMKTLELDSILKHILYLSMNFFRADSGAIYLRNGTEWKLRQYSGVTKRFVNEFGSLSPEHPIIRDAMSGKVSVTQGNNGYAGSSWASIPLLYLEQPLGVMILTAKTGKRFDEEDRRLLSILGIQTGSYIYNSLLFSQAEETRSYLEGFVRNSAEAIITYSLDGKIRTWNDAARRTYGYSESEAIGRYLIIVPENRLEEMREIMTKVGNGEVVDYHETIRRRKDGTLIPVLATYSPVRDSTGKVIGISSISRDMSLLRRIEEEQVRGQISGAKVKVREVLIDMVPLLMKLPFPEEERKYIVSKISQRLEESLYDEYFAGKESVDLQIMGEGVARVLNDLGGDFSYQLEGDEVIIQGRKCPWNNQFKRNPIACSLTKAIALRFANRSWGAARVQLTQSLANKDDCCKLTIRRIL
- a CDS encoding HisA/HisF-related TIM barrel protein, translated to MREDDMPRQGLYACPYCGGRTLEPTQLISGPLVTVDNWDGSYRCLECRKVAVPLYFRSAEEWVLFRQERSRRASFEEERRFLHIPIVPVDTRQLLGQTGFDIPLIKVVEVVSVRWGKNGYERTNYAESFERYWRVVSGSRYQSQQIMLMDLAGISQGRPNFKVLRDLVKSKYEIWLDLGIRDIHDVFDAFSLEAYKALVATSVASSIHLFEEVYSISDRCVPLVQINNDVIWGKNGAGPKRLEDALDELKRLGFEEVALMDLSALGTNKGISEELIERAKGFVPQIYYGGGVLESDLECLKRHELAGAFLEPFTPIIKDLIVRDDPETISEAPTGDFTTIRNINKYTAID
- a CDS encoding NAD(P)H-dependent oxidoreductase encodes the protein MNCRCFDDGEGSIFYMDKNQTILDILFRWNNNTREKVHSLKIVAINGSPRIKGNTSNMIRESLKDAEALGNDVYYFDLANMAINDCKACMKCKKDRGCSQQDDMTRIYPLIEDADVLVLGSPIYMGDETGLMKCFIDRLYCFLVPNEKKNGLMSTLRAGKRALVIFTCQMPNGATLYNYISVRYFNLFINMLGFEDIRTYIIGGANPAQELALTPQAMAVLPECRRFVTNK
- a CDS encoding hydrogenase iron-sulfur subunit, with product MTQDWGGTELINNAINNRIGVFICSCNGAIETTLDLKSLEEETRAMTGVAIVVRRNFLCHVEALQDIQQTIEKERLDRIVIAACSPLLYLKDFENAAAKAGLSPYMVEMSNIREQCAWMHSSSIKDVTRKARDQILMAISKLGAAKNISEGTKVKVLEDRCSGCGVCQATCRVSAIKMLEASNRPGHRIASVNTSICEGCGACVAACPSAAMDQNRFSNAEMTAMIDVITPPVSEEVENFPNILVFACHWCSYKAADLAGIKRLQLKPYFKVIRTMCSARVDPEWVMRALSRGADGVLILAGKPGRCHYEVGSVRTNRRMALLTSVIKQLGFDEGRFQTLYVDSDEPELFQKNVEEFISKIMEIGPNPMRNPEPKAPVTVPLQFGTISEDQMRARGLL
- a CDS encoding cation acetate symporter; translation: MAYEFKPVAFGLFVLITAITLVISIYAARRVRTAGHYYVAGGGVKWFVNGIAFAGDYLSAASFLGIAGLIAFSGYDGFMYAIGFLAGWIIALFLIAEPLRKIGKYTFGDALAAKFKDRRVRLMASISAIVVSVFYLIPQMVGAGSIIQPLLGLEYELGVLIVGLVVVLIVAAAGMVSTTWVQFIKGFLLLFAALGLTIGVLYVAGMGPIEFIGHFVNNPSITVPTADGGQKIYAGEAFMSPGIKYKDPWDFASLALGLILGTAALPHILIRYYTVPKPSDARKSTVVAIIAIGTFYALVLFLGLGANYFQTLDPTNQNLSAPLLAEHIGGEVFFAVISSIAFATILGTVSGLIMAASGAIAHDIYTEFMGKRGDDRKTLRVSKITAIAVGFLAIILGIVMKGQNVAFLVGLAFAIAASANIPALICMLFWKRTTSQGVIAGILVGLVLSIGLIFVSPTFMGTEEALFSLYNPGIISIPVGFAVTIGVSLLTSKSNSRDEKESNVKG
- a CDS encoding universal stress protein, with product MATNGYKILLPTDGSYPAIAATVRAIEMAKDRKAKLIILHVNEPITPAGMERIAEESVLMRTAGIDGVAYAKDVAAKAGIPTEVIIREGAVVGEIIRTATEKQVDIIVMGSSTIKGLPGLYLGSVSRGVIKEAPCDVVVVKLTEDEMKKAVQLAQEIAAAMKRPAVKFDISDITSLKKFKVGIGLLVVYSITYIIFTVLGTFVKNPDSPQGLSFFSLQMFGMNLGVIFGMVVIFMAIIMAVAFNWYAGRSENGEGGE
- a CDS encoding NifB/NifX family molybdenum-iron cluster-binding protein, whose amino-acid sequence is MKILISSTGPGLDFLIDEEFGHAEYFIVIDPETMEFEAVKNVGHDAEIGAGIYAAEQAAKLGVSAVLTGWVGPHGQEVLAKHNIRIIMDEEGTVREAVERYKRKFLRKLE